A region from the Triticum urartu cultivar G1812 chromosome 1, Tu2.1, whole genome shotgun sequence genome encodes:
- the LOC125537940 gene encoding mitogen-activated protein kinase kinase kinase 17-like → MAMSKQWTRVRTLGRGASGAEVFLAADDPSGELFAVKSASAACAAALRREQCIMSGLRSPRVVSCIGGRGARDGSFQLFLEFAPGGSLADRVAIDGGLDERAVRGYAADVAAGLAYLHGAGMVHGDVKARNIVIGADGRAKLADFGCARDAGADVPIIGGTPAFMAPEVARGEEQGPAADVWALGCMVVEMATGRAPWSGMDGNALAALHRIGYTEAAPEVPEWMSAEAKDFLRGCLVRQASERCTAAQLLDHPFLASAGIVDAKPQAVESKSKWVSPKSTLDAALWESESDTEEAAEHESTAERRMRALACPASALPDWDSDEGWIDVLSGPSEAVPVAAEETAELDDAITPCGEESGVLDAILVQYSSFVNAGEGYDESVQQSCSARHQSLEDSVSHGLSCILLLNCCFATKILMQLISFLHMLALLLLFTDHTPLLDHRWRVAAPIYSPV, encoded by the coding sequence ATGGCCATGAGCAAGCAATGGACGCGGGTGCGCACGCTCGGCCGCGGCGCCTCGGGGGCCGAGGTCTTCCTTGCCGCGGACGACCCCTCCGGGGAGCTCTTCGCCGTCAAGTCGGCGAGCGCGGCTTGCGCGGCGGCGCTGAGGAGGGAGCAGTGCATCATGTCCGGCCTGCGCTCCCCGCGCGTCGTCTCTTGCATAGGCGGCCGCGGCGCCCGCGACGGCTCCTTCCAGCTCTTCCTCGAGTTCGCCCCTGGCGGCTCGCTGGCGGACCGGGTGGCGATCGACGGGGGCCTCGACGAGCGCGCCGTCCGCGGCTACGCGGCCGACGTGGCGGCCGGGCTAGCGTACCTCCACGGCGCCGGGATGGTGCACGGGGACGTCAAGGCGCGCAACATCGTGATCGGCGCCGACGGCCGCGCCAAGCTCGCGGATTTCGGGTGCGCGAGGGATGCCGGCGCTGATGTGCCGATCATCGGCGGCACGCCCGCTTTCATGGCGCCGGAGGTGGCGCGCGGCGAGGAGCAAGGCCCCGCGGCCGACGTATGGGCGCTCGGCTGCATGGTTGTCGAGATGGCCACTGGACGCGCGCCCTGGAGCGGCATGGACGGCAACGCGCTCGCGGCGCTGCACCGGATCGGCTACACGGAGGCCGCTCCCGAGGTGCCCGAGTGGATGTCCGCTGAGGCCAAGGACTTCCTGCGCGGGTGCTTGGTCAGGCAGGCCAGCGAGCGGTGCACGGCGGCGCAGCTCCTGGACCACCCGTTCTTGGCCTCCGCCGGCATCGTCGACGCGAAGCCACAAGCCGTGGAGAGCAAAAGCAAATGGGTGTCGCCGAAGAGCACGCTGGACGCGGCGTTATGGGAGTCTGAGTCAGACACCGAAGAGGCGGCGGAGCACGAGAGCACGGCCGAGAGGAGGATGCGGGCATTGGCCTGCCCTGCATCGGCGCTCCCGGACTGGGACTCGGACGAGGGATGGATCGATGTGCTCTCCGGGCCATCGGAAGCAGTTCCGGTGGCGGCCGAGGAGACGGCTGAACTGGATGACGCGATCACACCATGTGGAGAAGAGTCCGGCGTTCTCGACGCCATACTCGTGCAGTATAGCAGCTTCGTCAACGCGGGAGAGGGCTACGATGAGTCAGTCCAGCAAAGTTGTAGTGCTAGGCATCAATCTTTGGAAGATTCAGTTTCTCACGGGCTATCATGTATACTACTACTAAATTGTTGTTTTGCAACAAAAATACTAATGCAACTGATTTCGTTCCTGCACATGCTTGCACTGCTCCTCCTTTTCACCGATCATACTCCCTTACTAGATCATCGATGGCGCGTTGCTGCGCCCATCTATTCTCCGGTATAA
- the LOC125537929 gene encoding mitogen-activated protein kinase kinase kinase 17-like, with translation MAMSVGKQWTRVRTLGRGASGAEVFLAADDVSGELFAVKSAAGATCAAALRREQCVMAGLRSQRVVSCIGGRGARDGSYHLFLEFAPGGSLADHLESGLDERAVCGYAADVAAGLAYLHGAGMVHGDVKARNVVIGADGRAKLADFGCSRKAGADVPIIGGTPAFMAPEVARGEEQGPAADVWALGCMVVEMATGRAPWSGMDGDALGALHRIGYTEAVPEVPKWLSADAKHFLARCLVRQASDRCTSAQLLEHPFLASADVEAKPEAVESKSKWVSPKSTLDAAFWESESDTDEAEHDSAAEMRIRALACPASALPDWECDDGWIDVLAAPIEAPDAVTEERIDLDDDAVTTEEPRAAVSGVLGIIVDVECIDDGGAVVGAGAGDAYDDDSLGHSSRHRSLNAVASHQLVPCKLLLCNRKTNATDFVLARALSFIPISVSPLMICFLSPDRDTLD, from the coding sequence ATGGCCATGTCCGTGGGCAAGCAATGGACGCGGGTGCGCACGCTCGGCCGCGGCGCCTCGGGGGCCGAGGTCTTCCTCGCCGCGGACGACGTCTCCGGGGAGCTCTTCGCGGTCAAGTCCGCCGCGGGGGCGACCTGTGCGGCGGCGCTGAGGAGGGAGCAGTGCGTGATGGCCGGCCTGCGATCACAGCGcgtcgtctcctgcatcggcggcCGCGGCGCCCGCGACGGCTCCTACCACCTCTTCCTCGAGTTCGCCCCCGGCGGCTCGCTGGCGGACCATCTGGAGAGCGGGCTTGACGAGCGTGCCGTCTGCGGCTACGCGGCCGACGTGGCGGCCGGGCTCGCGTACCTCCATGGCGCCGGGATGGTGCACGGGGACGTCAAGGCGAGGAACGTCGTGATCGGCGCCGACGGCCGCGCCAAGCTCGCCGATTTCGGGTGCTCGAGGAAGGCGGGCGCTGACGTGCCAATCATCGGCGGCACGCCGGCGTTCATGGCACCGGAGGTGGCGCGCGGCGAGGAGCAGGGCCCCGCGGCCGACGTCTGGGCGCTCGGCTGCATGGTTGTCGAGATGGCCACTGGACGCGCGCCCTGGAGCGGCATGGACGGCGACGCGCTCGGGGCGCTGCACCGGATCGGCTACACGGAGGCCGTGCCCGAGGTTCCGAAATGGCTGTCCGCCGACGCCAAGCACTTCTTGGCCAGATGCCTTGTCAGGCAAGCCAGCGATCGGTGCACGTCGGCGCAGCTGCTGGAGCACCCGTTCTTGGCTTCCGCCGACGTCGAGGCGAAGCCGGAAGCCGTCGAGAGCAAAAGCAAATGGGTGTCGCCGAAGAGCACGCTGGACGCAGCATTCTGGGAATCGGAGTCTGACACCGACGAGGCGGAGCACGACAGCGCGGCAGAGATGAGGATCAGAGCACTGGCCTGCCCTGCCTCGGCGCTCCCAGACTGGGAGTGCGATGACGGATGGATCGATGTGCTCGCCGCGCCAATCGAAGCACCAGACGCAGTGACCGAGGAGAGGATCGACCTGGACGACGACGCTGTCACAACTGAAGAACCCAGAGCCGCAGTGTCTGGCGTTCTCGGCATTATCGTGGACGTGGAGTGCATCGACGATGGCGGCGCCGTCGTCGGAGCGGGAGCGGGAGATGCATATGATGATGATTCACTCGGGCACAGTAGTAGGCATCGGTCTTTGAATGCTGTAGCTTCTCACCAGTTAGTACCATGTAAATTGTTGCTCTGCAACAGAAAGACAAATGCAACTGATTTCGTTCTTGCACGAGCACTCAGTTTCATACCGATCTCTGTTTCTCCGCTCATGATTTGCTTCCTCTCCCCCGATCGCGACACGTTGGATTAG